The Candidatus Delongbacteria bacterium genomic sequence ACATAGATAAAAATCAGAGTAAGTAATCCAGGTATAATCTTTCCTAAAAAATCAGCATTTATAAGCTGAATGGTCGTTGTTCCAATGAAAGCACCTATAAAAGTGAAAAGAATTCCTAACCCAGATGTCTTTAAATCTACAACTCCTTTTCGAATGAAATTTAAGGCAGAACTAAAACTACCAAAACTTGATTGAAATTTATTGGTACCCAGGGCTACATGTGGCGGCAACCCTATACTCACTAGAACCGGTAAAGTGATAAGACCTCCTCCACCTGCAACAGAATCTATGAATCCTCCAATAAACCCAGTAAAAAACAAAACTATATAAATCAACACTTCCAACACTACCTCCTCTGATAGACGAGGTAATGAATATTAAAAGAATAAAATAATCAATATTTTATTTCCAATAAAACAAATTTATTCTCTCATAAATCGATACTTTACAAAAGCACACGTTTGACTTCTGAAATTTTTCTGTTTTTTCTATAGAAACAGGCTAATTCACAAAATTTGAAATACATATACTTTTCACTATATAGCTCTAATTTTCTTCTTATGAAGAAATATTAATTCTTGCATTTATCGTAAACATTATTTAAAATCTTTTAAAAAATATCAGGAATTATGCATACAATATTAGTTGGATTAAATCATAAAACTGCTTGTGTAGAAACTAGAGAACTTTTATACTTTTCTACTGAAGGTATTGAAAAAGCTTTACTTGAGCTGGTAAAAAAAAGCAATCTCGAAGGTGCTGTTATTATTTCAACATGTAACCGAGTAGAGATTTACAGTACTTCCAAGGACCCAGACAAAGGATTTGAGGAGATTATTGATTTTATAAGCGAGTTCCATAGGGTTGACAAATCAAAATTTGAAGACAAACTTTACATGAAAAGATGTGAAAAAGCAGTAGACCATCTTTTCAAAGTAGTTTCCAGCCTTGATTCAATGGTTCTTGGAGAAACACAAATTCAAGGACAAGTTAGAGATGCATATGAGATCGCCATGAAAGCAGGAACGACAAATACATTATTGAACAAATTATTTCAGACATCAATACAAATAGGGAAAAAAACAAGATCGTCAACCAATATTTCAGATGGAAAACTTTCTGTAGCAACAGCTGGTGTTGAGCTCGTAAATAAAATTTTTCCAGATAATAATAGTTTTTCTGTTTTAGTGATTGGTGCAGGGGAAATGGCTGAACTCACCTTAGTTCATCTCAAGGAGAATGGAAATTGTAAAATTCTCATTTCTAACAGATCCCTAGAAAAAGCACAGGAATTAGCCGATAAATTTAATGGTGAAGTTATACCCTTTGAATCAAGATATGAGATTATTCCCAGCTGTGATATTATAATCGTATCTACAGGTGCTCAAAACTATATTATTGAATCAAAAATACTGAAAGAAACATCTACTGAAATTGATAAATTACAATTTTTTATAGATTTATCAGTCCCAAGAAATATTGATCCGGATATCAAGGATTATGAAAATATGATACTCTACTCTATTGATGATCTAGAGGGAGTTGTAAGTGATAATATAAAAAAAAGAGAAGAAAAGATAAGTGCTGTTAATACTCTTATCAACGAATTAGCATCAGAATATTATGATTGGTATGCAAGACAAACAATAATTCCAGTCATGAAAGGAATAAAAAAAAGATTTGAAGATATGTCTGAAAATTTAATTTCAATAAACTCCTCAAAGCTACAAAATTTTACATCGAATCAAATTGATGTACTAAAATACATGATGGAGGTTTACTCTGATAGAATCATAAAGATTATGATGCAAAACTTAAAAAATGTCACAAACAGTAATGAGCTCGGAAGAATAGCAGAATCTCTACAAAAAAGCTTAATTATGGATATTGATCACACCCGGGAGGATAGATGAAAAGAAAAATAGTTGTTGCAACACGACCTAGCCTTCTTGCTGTAACTCAAACAAAGCAGACGGTGGAGTTTTTAAAGCCTTATTTTACGGGTTATGATTTCGAGATTAAGACATTTTCAACTATTGGTGACAGAGTAACTGATAAAGCTTTAACTTCTTTCGGTAACACCGGAGTATTTGTAAAAGAGCTAGAAAATGCATTACAAAATTATGAAGCAGATTTAGCTATACACAGCTTAAAAGATGTTCCAACTGCTGTTCCTGAAAATCTTATTCACATTGCCTTTCCCCCCAGAGAATCGCCTGAAGATCTTTTTGTAACTAGAGACGGAAAGTACATAATGGAGATGCCTCAAAATTTTATCTGCGGGACTGGATCTCCACGAAGGATGATACAAATTATGCAATTACGAAGCGATGTTATTTTTAAGGAACTGAGAGGAAATATTGACACTAGACTAGAAAAACTTAACAGAGGTGATTATGATGCCATTATTCTTGCTAAAGCAGGACTAAACCGATTAGGGAAAAATATTATCCACACAGAATTTTCC encodes the following:
- a CDS encoding glutamyl-tRNA reductase; translation: MHTILVGLNHKTACVETRELLYFSTEGIEKALLELVKKSNLEGAVIISTCNRVEIYSTSKDPDKGFEEIIDFISEFHRVDKSKFEDKLYMKRCEKAVDHLFKVVSSLDSMVLGETQIQGQVRDAYEIAMKAGTTNTLLNKLFQTSIQIGKKTRSSTNISDGKLSVATAGVELVNKIFPDNNSFSVLVIGAGEMAELTLVHLKENGNCKILISNRSLEKAQELADKFNGEVIPFESRYEIIPSCDIIIVSTGAQNYIIESKILKETSTEIDKLQFFIDLSVPRNIDPDIKDYENMILYSIDDLEGVVSDNIKKREEKISAVNTLINELASEYYDWYARQTIIPVMKGIKKRFEDMSENLISINSSKLQNFTSNQIDVLKYMMEVYSDRIIKIMMQNLKNVTNSNELGRIAESLQKSLIMDIDHTREDR
- the hemC gene encoding hydroxymethylbilane synthase codes for the protein MKRKIVVATRPSLLAVTQTKQTVEFLKPYFTGYDFEIKTFSTIGDRVTDKALTSFGNTGVFVKELENALQNYEADLAIHSLKDVPTAVPENLIHIAFPPRESPEDLFVTRDGKYIMEMPQNFICGTGSPRRMIQIMQLRSDVIFKELRGNIDTRLEKLNRGDYDAIILAKAGLNRLGKNIIHTEFSTSEMIPAISQGIISIECRKDDLQLLDILGKINTEEEKAVIFSERAYMRHIEGGCKFPLAAFSTISNNKLFISGMAGNVSQNMMVKESISGDISDYEKLGIDLAEKILCSCDERGIELFKN